Proteins from a genomic interval of Myxococcales bacterium:
- a CDS encoding threonine--tRNA ligase has translation MKKETNEKLYRIRHSLSHVLATAVKELYPQARLGIGPPVDTGFYYDFVFPEPITAEELPKIEKKMKHLVKQNIAFQRFELPGEEALQKLESGNEPYKVEMCREYIAAGEAISFYQSGAFTDMCEGPHVENTNQIDPQSFELDTIAGAYWRGDENNIMMTRIYGLAFETREELELFKKRRALAQERDHRKLGKELQIYTIAEEVGKGLPLWLPNGGILRRELEKLAYEAEFKQGYSFVNTPHLANAALYRTSGHLAHYKDSMYPPMILDDEEYYMKPMNCPHHHMIYRQVARSYRDLPLRLTEYGSVYRFEKSGELAGLLRVRGMTMNDAHLYVDEERLLEELIKVMELHKYYYNLFGMDNYWVRLSIHDINKDKFVDNIELWERTIAIMREMLKQIGLPYEEVAGEAAFYGPKVDFQVSNVIGREETASTNQLDFTSAFRFDLKYVDRDGQEKRPYIIHRAPLGTHERFISFLIEHYGGAFPTWLAPVQVRLVPVAPDLYEYAHRLEAELHERLVRVQVDDSSDSFNKKIRNAATEKVPNVLVLGAREKEAEAVTHRRYGIKEQQTLPFREFAAWLDDEIRLRRNSRPLNPLDKL, from the coding sequence GTGAAAAAAGAAACCAACGAAAAACTGTATCGCATTCGTCACAGCCTCTCCCACGTGCTGGCCACCGCGGTGAAGGAACTCTATCCGCAGGCCCGACTCGGCATCGGCCCGCCGGTCGATACCGGTTTTTATTACGATTTCGTCTTTCCCGAGCCGATCACCGCGGAGGAACTGCCGAAGATCGAAAAGAAGATGAAGCACCTGGTGAAGCAGAACATCGCCTTCCAACGCTTTGAGCTGCCCGGCGAGGAAGCCCTGCAAAAACTGGAGAGCGGCAACGAACCGTACAAGGTGGAAATGTGCCGCGAGTACATCGCCGCGGGCGAAGCCATCAGCTTCTACCAGTCGGGCGCGTTCACCGATATGTGCGAGGGCCCGCACGTCGAAAACACGAACCAGATCGATCCGCAGTCCTTCGAACTCGATACGATCGCCGGCGCTTATTGGCGGGGCGACGAAAACAACATCATGATGACCCGCATCTACGGGTTGGCCTTTGAAACCCGCGAGGAACTGGAACTGTTCAAGAAGCGGCGGGCGCTCGCCCAGGAACGGGATCACCGCAAACTGGGCAAGGAACTGCAGATCTACACCATCGCCGAGGAAGTGGGCAAAGGCTTGCCGCTCTGGCTGCCGAACGGCGGCATCCTGCGGCGCGAACTGGAGAAATTGGCGTACGAGGCGGAATTCAAGCAGGGCTACAGCTTCGTCAACACCCCGCACCTGGCCAACGCCGCGTTGTACCGGACGTCGGGGCACCTGGCGCACTACAAAGACTCGATGTACCCGCCGATGATCCTCGACGACGAAGAATACTACATGAAGCCGATGAACTGTCCGCACCATCACATGATCTATCGGCAGGTGGCTCGCTCGTATCGCGACCTGCCGCTGCGGTTGACGGAATACGGCAGTGTTTACCGGTTTGAAAAATCCGGCGAGCTGGCGGGACTGCTGCGGGTGCGCGGCATGACGATGAACGACGCGCACCTGTACGTCGACGAGGAAAGACTGCTCGAGGAACTGATCAAGGTCATGGAGCTGCACAAGTACTATTACAACTTGTTCGGCATGGACAACTATTGGGTGCGGCTGTCGATCCACGACATCAACAAGGACAAGTTCGTCGACAACATCGAATTGTGGGAACGGACCATCGCCATCATGCGGGAAATGCTCAAGCAGATCGGTCTGCCCTACGAGGAAGTGGCCGGCGAAGCGGCTTTCTACGGTCCGAAGGTCGATTTCCAGGTCAGCAACGTGATCGGCCGCGAGGAAACGGCTTCGACCAACCAACTCGATTTCACCAGCGCCTTCCGATTCGATCTGAAGTACGTCGACCGCGACGGCCAGGAAAAACGCCCCTATATCATCCACCGCGCGCCGTTGGGCACGCACGAGCGGTTCATCAGCTTTTTGATCGAGCATTACGGCGGCGCCTTCCCCACCTGGCTGGCGCCGGTGCAGGTGCGGCTGGTGCCCGTGGCGCCGGATTTGTACGAGTACGCCCATCGGCTGGAAGCCGAACTGCACGAACGCCTGGTGCGCGTGCAGGTCGACGATTCGAGCGACTCGTTCAATAAAAAAATCCGCAACGCCGCCACCGAAAAAGTGCCGAACGTGCTGGTGCTCGGGGCGCGTGAAAAAGAGGCGGAAGCGGTCACCCATCGCCGGTACGGCATCAAGGAACAGCAGACCCTGCCGTTCCGCGAGTTCGCCGCCTGGCTGGACGACGAAATCCGCTTGCGCCGCAATTCGCGGCCGCTCAATCCGCTGGATAAATTGTAA
- the prfA gene encoding peptide chain release factor 1 has protein sequence MFTKLNEVEERYEELNRLVADPEVYGNQAKYAQLNKERVELEKIVTVYRLYKKTTANLAGAREILEQETDEELREMAKSELEPLEQEVEKLTADLKILLLPKDPYDEKNILLEIRAGTGGEEAALFAGELFRLYSRYAEEQGWKIEELSSHATGLGGIKEIICQVSGEKVYSRLKFESGVHRVQRVPETEAQGRIHTSAVTVAVLPEPDEVEVSVPEKDLRIDVMRAGGPGGQSVNTTDSAVRVTHLPTGLVVICQDEKSQHKNKAKALMILKARLLDKMRAEQDAKMSAERRSQVGSGDRSERIRTYNFPQNRLTDHRINLTLYNLDRIMEGSLNPVIDPLIAHFQAEALKGAAKA, from the coding sequence ATGTTCACTAAATTGAACGAGGTTGAGGAACGCTACGAGGAACTCAACCGGCTGGTCGCCGACCCGGAAGTCTACGGCAATCAAGCCAAGTACGCGCAGCTCAACAAAGAACGGGTCGAACTCGAAAAAATCGTCACGGTTTACCGCCTCTATAAAAAAACCACCGCGAATCTCGCGGGCGCGCGCGAAATCCTCGAACAGGAAACGGACGAGGAGTTGCGCGAAATGGCAAAATCAGAGTTGGAACCGCTCGAACAGGAAGTCGAGAAACTCACCGCCGACCTGAAAATTCTCCTGCTGCCCAAAGACCCGTACGACGAAAAGAACATCCTGCTGGAAATCCGCGCCGGCACGGGCGGCGAGGAAGCGGCGCTCTTTGCCGGGGAACTCTTCCGCCTCTACAGCCGTTACGCGGAAGAGCAGGGCTGGAAAATCGAAGAGCTGTCGTCGCACGCCACCGGCCTGGGTGGCATCAAGGAAATCATCTGCCAGGTCAGCGGCGAAAAAGTGTACAGCCGCCTGAAGTTCGAATCGGGCGTACACCGCGTGCAGCGCGTGCCGGAAACCGAGGCGCAGGGGCGCATTCACACCAGCGCGGTCACGGTGGCGGTTTTGCCGGAGCCGGACGAGGTGGAAGTCTCCGTGCCGGAAAAGGATTTGCGCATCGACGTCATGCGGGCCGGGGGGCCGGGCGGACAGAGCGTCAACACCACCGACAGCGCGGTGCGCGTGACGCACCTGCCGACCGGGCTGGTCGTCATCTGCCAGGACGAAAAATCGCAGCATAAAAACAAGGCGAAGGCCCTGATGATTCTGAAGGCGCGCCTGCTCGATAAAATGCGCGCCGAACAGGACGCGAAAATGTCCGCCGAGCGCCGCTCGCAGGTCGGTAGCGGCGATCGCTCCGAGCGCATCCGCACGTACAATTTTCCGCAGAACCGCCTGACCGATCACCGCATCAACCTGACCCTCTACAATCTCGATCGCATCATGGAAGGCAGTCTGAATCCCGTGATCGATCCGTTGATCGCCCACTTCCAAGCCGAAGCGCTCAAAGGCGCCGCAAAAGCTTGA
- a CDS encoding DUF1385 domain-containing protein: MGAKQPEPMRAGGQALLEGIMMRSPNSMAVVCRREDGRIVLKEDRWISLWDRWKFLRKPFLRGAIVMIESMWNGIGALSFSAKIYAEGEELKEQQKKTAAAGAAEPPAEKAAPEPEKPLSNLSIALTVTFSLAMAMAMFVVLPHLATVYLGVLLGRELTVDMVSFHLVDGVIKMAVFLLYIWGISFLKDIRRTFMYHGAEHMAIATFDQGQELTLANVRPQSTLHPRCGTSFLIVVLLSSILLFSLLFPFMPKLAELPKIVRHLVYIAIKLPLLLPISGVSYELIRLAAKYPRNPLLHAAVWPGLMTQKITTRRPTDDMLEISILSLKKCLWREKQLQDGAPVGESSEIVFDDFSAAVADLGTPELFFRGGSCEIQ, from the coding sequence ATGGGAGCCAAGCAACCGGAGCCGATGCGCGCGGGCGGACAAGCGCTGTTGGAAGGCATCATGATGCGTTCGCCCAACAGCATGGCGGTGGTCTGCCGCCGCGAGGACGGCCGGATCGTTCTCAAGGAAGACCGCTGGATCAGCCTGTGGGACCGCTGGAAGTTTCTGCGCAAGCCGTTTCTGCGCGGCGCGATCGTGATGATCGAATCGATGTGGAACGGCATCGGCGCGCTGAGTTTCTCCGCGAAAATCTACGCCGAGGGCGAAGAGCTCAAGGAGCAGCAAAAGAAAACCGCGGCCGCCGGCGCGGCGGAGCCGCCCGCCGAGAAAGCCGCGCCGGAACCCGAAAAACCGCTCAGCAATCTGTCGATCGCCCTGACCGTGACGTTTTCGCTGGCCATGGCCATGGCGATGTTCGTCGTGCTGCCGCATTTGGCGACGGTTTACCTGGGCGTCCTGCTGGGCCGGGAACTGACCGTCGATATGGTCTCGTTCCACCTCGTGGACGGCGTAATCAAAATGGCGGTCTTTCTGCTCTACATCTGGGGCATCAGCTTTCTCAAGGACATCCGCCGCACGTTCATGTACCACGGCGCCGAACACATGGCGATCGCGACCTTCGACCAGGGCCAGGAATTGACGCTGGCGAACGTGCGGCCGCAATCGACGCTGCATCCGCGCTGCGGCACCAGCTTCCTGATCGTCGTGCTCTTGTCGAGCATTCTGCTGTTTTCGCTGCTCTTCCCGTTCATGCCGAAATTGGCGGAGTTGCCCAAGATCGTTCGCCATTTGGTGTACATCGCCATCAAGCTGCCGCTCCTCTTGCCGATCTCCGGCGTTTCCTACGAGTTGATCCGGCTGGCGGCCAAGTACCCGCGCAATCCGCTGCTCCACGCCGCCGTCTGGCCCGGACTGATGACGCAGAAAATCACCACCCGCCGGCCGACCGACGACATGCTGGAAATTTCGATTCTCAGCCTGAAAAAATGCCTCTGGCGCGAAAAGCAACTGCAGGACGGCGCGCCGGTGGGCGAGAGCAGCGAAATCGTTTTTGACGATTTTTCCGCGGCGGTCGCCGATCTCGGAACGCCCGAATTGTTTTTCCGCGGCGGTTCGTGCGAAATCCAATAG
- the rho gene encoding transcription termination factor Rho: MADDLFEDGPDLEENLKEKIEPPADEAGPSEKEEKGKGESSSKKEEINLKTLKKKKINELLKLARELNVEGATGMRKQDLIFALLQAHTERNGLIYGEGVLEILPDGFGFLRAPDYNYLPGPDDIYVSPSQIRRFNLRTGDTIAGQIRPPKEGERYFALLKVEAMNHEDPDQARNKILFDNLTPLYPMEQVHLETEADNYSMRIMDLLCPIGKGQRGLIVSPPKAGKTMLLQAIANSLARNHKEVILIVLLIDERPEEVTDMMRSVRGEVISSTFDEPATRHVQVAEMVLEKAKRLVEHKRDVVILLDSITRLARAYNTVVPHSGKILSGGVDANALHKPKRFFGAARNIEEGGSLTVIATALVDTGSRMDEVIYEEFKGTGNMEIHLDRKLADRRIFPAIDINRSGTRKEELLLAQSTLQRVWVLRRVLSPLNTIDSMEFLLDKMQGTKSNADFMELMNQ, translated from the coding sequence ATGGCTGACGATCTGTTCGAAGATGGTCCGGATCTCGAGGAAAACCTGAAAGAGAAGATTGAGCCGCCGGCCGACGAAGCCGGTCCCAGCGAAAAAGAGGAAAAGGGCAAGGGTGAATCCTCGAGCAAGAAAGAGGAAATCAACCTCAAGACGCTCAAAAAGAAGAAGATCAACGAGCTGCTGAAACTCGCCCGGGAGCTGAACGTCGAGGGCGCCACGGGCATGCGCAAGCAAGACCTGATTTTCGCCTTGCTGCAAGCGCATACCGAGCGCAACGGCCTGATCTACGGCGAAGGCGTGCTCGAGATCCTACCGGACGGCTTCGGCTTCCTGCGCGCGCCCGACTACAACTATCTGCCCGGCCCCGACGATATTTACGTCAGCCCCAGCCAGATCCGGCGCTTCAACCTGCGCACCGGCGACACCATTGCCGGACAGATCCGGCCGCCGAAAGAGGGCGAACGCTATTTCGCGCTGCTCAAAGTCGAGGCGATGAACCACGAAGACCCCGACCAGGCGCGCAACAAAATCCTCTTCGACAACCTGACGCCCCTGTATCCGATGGAGCAGGTCCACCTCGAAACCGAGGCCGACAACTACTCCATGCGGATCATGGACCTCTTGTGCCCCATCGGCAAAGGCCAGCGCGGTTTGATCGTGTCGCCGCCCAAAGCCGGCAAAACGATGTTGCTGCAGGCGATCGCCAATTCGTTGGCGCGCAACCACAAGGAAGTCATTCTGATCGTGCTGCTCATCGACGAGCGCCCGGAAGAAGTGACCGACATGATGCGCAGCGTCCGCGGCGAAGTGATCTCCTCCACCTTCGACGAACCGGCGACCCGCCACGTGCAGGTGGCCGAAATGGTGCTGGAAAAGGCCAAGCGGCTGGTCGAGCACAAGCGCGATGTCGTCATTCTGCTCGATTCGATCACCCGCCTGGCGCGCGCCTACAACACCGTGGTGCCGCATTCCGGCAAGATCCTCTCCGGCGGCGTGGACGCTAACGCCCTGCACAAACCCAAGCGGTTCTTCGGCGCGGCGCGCAACATCGAGGAAGGCGGCAGCCTGACGGTCATCGCGACGGCCCTGGTCGATACCGGCAGCCGGATGGACGAAGTGATTTACGAGGAATTCAAGGGCACCGGAAACATGGAAATCCACCTGGATCGCAAGTTGGCCGACCGCCGCATTTTCCCGGCGATCGACATCAACCGCAGCGGCACCCGCAAGGAAGAGCTGCTGCTCGCGCAATCCACCTTGCAGCGGGTGTGGGTGCTCCGGCGCGTGTTGAGCCCGCTCAACACGATCGACAGCATGGAATTCCTGCTCGACAAGATGCAGGGCACCAAGTCGAACGCCGACTTCATGGAGCTGATGAATCAATAG
- the rpmE gene encoding 50S ribosomal protein L31, whose product MKEGIHPKYTETKVKCACGNEFITNSTRGPELNIDICNMCHPFFTGKQKLIDTAGRVERFKQKYKDSYKSQNQ is encoded by the coding sequence ATGAAAGAGGGTATTCATCCGAAATACACGGAAACCAAGGTGAAGTGCGCCTGCGGCAACGAATTCATCACCAATTCGACCCGCGGCCCCGAGCTGAACATCGACATCTGCAACATGTGCCATCCGTTTTTCACCGGCAAGCAGAAGCTGATCGATACCGCCGGCCGCGTCGAACGGTTCAAGCAGAAGTACAAGGACTCGTACAAGTCCCAAAATCAATAG